A segment of the Brevundimonas sp. M20 genome:
TCTCGTCCAGGCTGCGAAGGGGGCGTTGCTGATCGACGTCGTCGGCGCGCTCGGCCTGTCGCTGAAATACATGGCCCGTCCGAAGATGACGGTGAACTATCCGTTCGAGCGGAACCCGCAGTCGCCGCGCTTCCGCGGTGAGCACGCGCTGCGCCGCTATGCGAACGGCGAGGAACGCTGCATCGCCTGCAAGCTGTGCGAGGCCATCTGTCCGGCGCAAGCCATCACCATCGAGGCCGAACCGCGCGCCGACGGCAGCCGCCGCACGACCCGCTACGACATCGACATGGTCAAATGCATCTACTGCGGCCTGTGCCAGGAGGCCTGCCCGGTAGACGCGATCGTCGAAGGTCCGAACTCGGAGTTCACGACCGAGACGCGCGAGGAACTGCTG
Coding sequences within it:
- the nuoI gene encoding NADH-quinone oxidoreductase subunit NuoI, translating into MLNRLVQAAKGALLIDVVGALGLSLKYMARPKMTVNYPFERNPQSPRFRGEHALRRYANGEERCIACKLCEAICPAQAITIEAEPRADGSRRTTRYDIDMVKCIYCGLCQEACPVDAIVEGPNSEFTTETREELLYDKDRLLSNGDRWERLIAKNLELDAPYR